catgtcggcgcagcctaaatgaagaagaactcgttccttccagattttgaaattatcacccctaagctcaggaatttcggtaaggatttcagcaaaactagaggatgatgaagaagctgcatgaataggattacaaacttagatttagaagattgaggcttaatgaagtcatgttttaccaatgtataacatgctgaagattgaaattttattaaacaaaaattgcctgtgggctaaatttttaatttaataaaattggatgtaaaggatgatagattattcaaacgaattatttgggataaagtaaggtttgatacttctatctttattaaactttatgataaaactattaaattaattatcataactcctgtgggtaaattaagaaaattagtttaatatattatcctaattgattatataaatataataaaatccctgtggggtaaaattgttatatttatataatcaatcacaattttgtccattatgtgatcctttcaaattaatatataattttatataattaaagatgctgtggctactccctaattatgtaaaattatatggttcactagacattatgttttaggctctaggaagacctaagaacaatttcgttataacataataggcaatcacagagagtagtgctcctagtgtggtcgtccgaagatcattaaaaaccgttctagattgagcatttgtctcagtttcatgcgttcttatgtcaaccacaaaattgtttatgaattattcataattttattcaccctaatgttttatgaatattttatgaataatttatggagattaatgtgctaaatattattcaacctatcttaatgttttgaatataatctaaatatatctagcacaataatgaaatatatataatgtatttaaaattataaaggcatacatataaaattaaagataattatactcaaaataaattttgcatgaataagaacaaaataatcatacaaattagtataattaattatatgtacgaaaatacaataattccatatatatacttaatggtAGAAAAAATCATGCTTAATAAGACAATAACATCATTTACTGATTtcgtgaattaataaaataattgcacaaacttaattgtaaaaatttcttacattcttaaaatagcacaattatttaatattgcatgaataaaagaaatataccatacaccaaaatcaagtaagtgcacattttaattaatttccaaatatataatttaccaaaattatatgttttaattaaattggcaaGATAAAATTTATTGTCCAAATTGGTTCGAAATTCAtgtctaaagagattcatgacgttagattgattaaacaacaacaaaaaatcgaAATTTAATATCAAAATTGTTTTTGGCCATAACCGGGTACATGAAGGTTGCAAAACTGATTTTGGATTCTCAAAACTTGATTTGGAAACATAGATCATTAGAAAAAATAATCTGAAGGATTTCTAATGGTACTTATGTGGAAAATTAGTTTTGaaacaaaaaatcaaaaaatatgagacattaaaactctctataaaaataaaaattatgaatatggccctcaaacaatatataaaactatatacacgaatatataatatatgtgtataGATGAAGACATAGGCACatctataaatcataaaaaaatatatgtgtataATTTGTTTATATTGCCAAAATATGTTAGATATAACATATATGTaaacacaaaacaatacaaacacaataaaattaccaaaagaaATTTTGTTAAATGTAGGCCAACCAAAACCgaagatatatgtatatatatatatatgaatatgaatatgaaggcatatataaatcaaataaatatacaTGCAGATAAAATTAGCAAGGCAGAGATGTAGACTGGCgactgataccaaatgttagaattaatatgaaagtagacatatgaacaattctatatacatgtaggcggaattaatatatgaatgaacatatgcaaaaaaaaatcgaatattgtatacctccagccattgctattgataacctcgatctagctttagatctacaaaagaaaaataacagaagttagaacgagtacacgggcttccaagctctcactaactcttttagatggagttactggaAGTCAGAATGAGtagcgagcttggggaccggtactctatatttatagagtgagacctaccatcagagtctctgccacagattgagatatttcctcaatcagttgggatatgaaaaatcgggtaacaaacaatgttgaccattaattagaatattttgtcaataaattaaatattgaatatattaaatcaattagttgattttatataccaaataaataatattctaacattctcttCTTTAAATCATTTCTTTGTTATCAAGTGTTGTGGCTAATCAAGTTCCTCTGGTTTGAGATATGATCACAAACCATAGTCTAGTTTTAATTTTAAGCCTGGTTCTGTAGACATGAGTAACTGAGTAAGCTGCTTTAATAATAGTGAATGAAGCAAAATCTATGAAAGGAAAGAGAGTGATTATATTAAATCCATCTATACATTTCACATAAATAGGAAACTATATTACAAAAATTCATAGTGGTCTCAGTTAATGGGACCCCAACAGCTCAAGTACATGACAGTTCTAAGAGATTCCTCAGATTGCTTCAATTTCTCATCTTTGAACTGGCTATTAGAATACTGAGCTGGGATATTCTTGGCCTGAGAATAGGCTCTGAGATTGGCCTTTGTGTGATGTTGTATGGATCTCAAAGCAGAAGTCCATCTACAAACACCTTGGTCCTTCAAAGCTTCCACTACTCCGATACTTGCTGCTGCAATCCAAGCTCTTCTTGCTGTACTCATAATTGCCCACTTGTAAATTATTACTCTACGAGTAGAAATAGGAAGATATTGGAATTGGGAAAAATTTGAAAAGTACTATGATTTGTTGTTTGGTTATGTTGAGTTGATTTGAGTAAAGAGGTTAATGTCCTTAATATATAGAAAGGGGTTTGTGAGAGAGTGATTATAGTAAGAAAAGAGATAAAGCTGGAATGGAAAACTAGACTGTTTCACCAGCAGTTTGGTAGAAACCTCTGGTTTTGGTAGCAAAATaccattttctcttttttttttttttttgacaaaaaatacCATTTgctttattaataatattattacgTGAAAAGGACAAGTACTTGCCGATAAACTAAAGCAACCATTATATATCATAACTTGAGTGTCCCTAGAATTATTTAGAGGGTAGTTCTAGGAAATTGGAACCGGTCTTCTTTACttacttatttattattaattaattaatagtgtATTAAATGAAATAATAATGGCAAATTAAGAGAGAGAATTGCTAAGAGATGTCTAACTAAGCAAGGAGGAGtcaaattatgtgatatatagtTATAGGTGAAATTCAATATCATGTTTcacataatttaatttaataattataatgtgGTATCGTTAACCAATTAGAGAATGACACCTCTTGTGGGTGTTAGACACCTTAAGGTGTCAAATAGCAACACTCATTAAGAAAAAAGGTAAACCAAAATAAAACCATCTATTACTATGAAGAAAATCCAACCTAAGcgacttagtttttttttttcttttcttgtttagtCATAATCCCAAGTTGTATAATTATTAAATGCATTTAAATGGTTAAGAGAAACCTCAAATTTCAAAGGCAACATCTTTTGTTTACTAGGGATTGTAATATTACCTATGGTGTATAAGTATCTATGATTATTCGATTCAAATGGGGTAAGGAAAAGCCCTTCAAGGACGAAAAATAACCAAGGTGGGGAATAATCGCCCCACATATATACTAGTATGGTGTGGGTACGGTATTAGCATAATTTATCCTATAGTCACCctgatatatataataattaattcatttatgttattatatattttataagggtaggtaaccatttggtaccctgtatttttgcaaagtatcattttggtaccctctgttttcaataatgctcatatggtaccctatattttaaaatcatacatatttggtaccctaaactcaaatttgattaataaaattttaccaatttaatcaaattgctgtcaattatgtaagttccaaatttaaatttaattacttaattacatataactgatgacagtttgatcatattgacaaaattttatctatcaaatctgagtctagggtatcaaatatgtataattttaaaatacagggtaccatatgagcattattgaaaacagagggtaccaaaatgatactttacaaaaagatagggtaccaaatgagtaaattcccattTTATAAATACATGTGAGCATGAAAAAATGACAAGAGAAGCAAAACAAGACGCAAGCGCCCAAGATGTGCTTCGAAGAGATGAAGGTTGCACGAGGACCAAGCTCACACCCCACAAGACCCCAGGGGCGAGCTCACCCAAGGGGATGACCTAGAGGGGTGAGCTCAGGGCTCCCCTGAAGCCCAATGCAAGCCCAATGCATAGGTTCGGCTTGTCCCAGGACCATAAAACGTGTGTAAGACTCCCTAGAAGCTAAGGAGATGGTTTAGAGGGCCTTGAAAACCTTTGAATAACAACTCAAGACCATCACTAACTTTGAAAGGAAATAAGCTTAAAGAATCCCTACTCCCTAGAGGCAAAGTACCTCCTCAGCCTCGAGCTATAAGCGCATTTCGCTCAAGCTCTCAAGGGCCTATCAAGGCATATGCAAAGGTGAGGTATGAGAAAGGTCTGGGTAGTACGGAGTACGTACTAGGCATGACCATCAGGAGAGTAGTGGTCGTACTAAGTCAGAAAGGTAGTGTTCATACTAAGTTAGAAAGGTAGTGGTCGTATAAGGTCAGAAGGGAGGTGGTCATACAAAGTACTAGAATGAGGGGCACCTTCTCCCACGCCTCCGAAAAAAGTGAGGCCCGATAGGCTTGAAGCTTGACACCACTAACGCCTGCTCCATGATTCTCTGGGGACCATTTTTGTATTGAGAGTCATTAtggctcccctataaatagagcctcCCCTGACCATTTTGTGGGGGTTGAAAACTCATTGTATCCAAAGACAATTGAGCAATACAAACTTTATTTCTCTACAACTTCATTTTATGTTCTGAGTTCTTTTTACATTCTTCTAAGTTCATTGATTGTTTACTAAACTTAGTATTTTTATCTAAGTTCGTTAACGAGTTATCACCGTCAATAGATTGGCGTCGTCTGTGGGTAGAACAATTAACAAACAAtagttcttccattgattccggtAAGGAAAcatgccaaggcgttcaaaacGTCTACAACATCACCAAGAAGGGGAGGTTTGTTGGGAATACATTTTAcaggatcataaatattttcatgtatgtttcatatattaaacaaattaacatataaaacaacctagaaaGATGTTTataatgaatttcataaagtaaataaaataacagagtttaagaatcttaTTTTTACGCAGTGGATATTGAGATTCATTCCTTCACTCTCTATAACCCTTGTTCCTCTCTGTCGAAGAGTAATGACGAGAGCGTGAATTGGATCTTCAAACTACACAGTCTTCCAAAATTAcctttgatcacctagactagggtgggtaattctcaacacatgagatggaaaatttaaagagaaaaagagagaagaagtgTGTGACCACAATAGGTCTTTTTGAGTCTAGGTTTTTGCTTTTTCAAAACACAAGATCCCAAAACCCTAGACTTAAGTACCTATATATAACATCATGTTagggttaatttaatttaattaaataattaaaataatagcttaaaaaTACCATATATAGTTGAATACTATAGTATTAGCCAAGCCTTGAGATTTTTCCATTTTTATATTCAAAGCATAAAAGCCTTTAAATTCAAATACtactattttttataattatataataaagaaaaaactcttattaattaattaaatgaatatactatattacaaatatatttatatacacatatataattattattatatttaaacaataattaattaattaattaaatcatttattcaaattaactaattataatttgaactttgatttgatactatttatcaatttgacacaaatttgtcataattaataaattttctcaaaTTTCTTTTTTCTTATCTAAATTCCACATCATAGTAAAAGTGTCCAAAATTGATACAAAACAATTTTGACaatcataattgataattaaatcaattaatcaagactatctagatgatttaatcaaagacattgtggggaccatggacacATGAATTcatgctccaataagttaccgtaaaattattatcgaataatttcagtaccttattaattcctcgtgactccactaaagactcagaattgcactattgaactcatagaacgctctacacttaaacatcatccattgttacaaccataatttatCATTGGGTTTACACCTTTTTGGACCCTGGGTTTTGTCTAATTACTtatttagaccctgtgttttgataaatgacatttttgaccctgtgttttgtaaaatggttcaaatagaaccctaaactcgattttggtgaAAGTTTtatgagctaaaattacaaataatccaccaaacaatttaaaacaaaataagatcattttgtctaataactgtattgttatattcaatttttcctTCATCAAAATAggatttaggggtctatttgaacaattttacaaaacacaaggtccaaaaacaaatttgtcaaaatacagggtccaaacaagtaatgagacaaaacacagggtccaaaaaggtataaaccttttatcattcaatcctctatatatATGATCTACAAGTGAGTCGGGtacaaattactgttttacccctcattgtattttatccttaaatatcactaagttccttgtaaaagatatttctgttaactttaatcacagaaatgagtagTCAATCATTTAATgtgttgaaccaagctataagttGATCATCATTTCCCTTCTTGCTAGAAGCTAgatatgttcatatatatgattaacactcccactcaattatactaccaagtccccaagatgtaagtatgagctagtccgtagggtaagctggtaacgaacaaatcaaaggacttagataatacaataagttagaatactaaccactcaaaattgagattgaattgacctacggtcaactttatgatatgtatatattagataataatggtacatttacttatctatctaaaaTCAATTTGGTCTAGTcctatgtaacaaatacatctgatcctatctactttgctaatgttctggaaagaacataacactacaatgtgtaagtagattatatcgtagattggcaagttagtgtaaatcctgtgcactgactaatcttaggactaacttattttttaagatataatcatatttatatttcattgtgattacatcactataaatatgattagctatatgctcgagatttaatagaagtttacattaaacaaataatcatgaaaataaaacatgtgagcaaagtgattgaccaagtcaaaaatgatttctattatttaatCGATAATAAATGAgactacaaagaaattgggttttaattagggcataaaaccccaaaaaggTTCACCAAGGCGGAACCCAGATAAAGGCATCCATGAGAGACCCTCCTCCGCCGGTGAATGGAGGTGCGCTGGAGTTGCTCAGAGCCAATGACGAAGAGGAAGAAGTATCATCCCTAGTCGTTCATCCTACAACGAACCCTGAAGCACATGTCACCATTCCAACAGAGGGTCGTGAAACTCGCCTT
The Humulus lupulus chromosome 6, drHumLupu1.1, whole genome shotgun sequence DNA segment above includes these coding regions:
- the LOC133782608 gene encoding uncharacterized protein LOC133782608 — encoded protein: MSTARRAWIAAASIGVVEALKDQGVCRWTSALRSIQHHTKANLRAYSQAKNIPAQYSNSQFKDEKLKQSEESLRTVMYLSCWGPIN